From Parambassis ranga chromosome 9, fParRan2.1, whole genome shotgun sequence, the proteins below share one genomic window:
- the LOC114441613 gene encoding betaine--homocysteine S-methyltransferase 1-like, which translates to MAPIKKGILERLNTGEVVIGDGGFVFALEKRGYVKAGPWTPEASVTHPEAVRQLHREFLRAGANVMQTFTFYASDDKLVNRGQALKMTGTQINEAACDLARQVANEGDALVAGGVSQTPSYLSCKSESDVKAIFKKQLEVFMKKNVDFLIAEYYEHVEEAEWAVQVLKTSGKPVAVSLCIGPEGDMHGVSPGECAVRLVKAGAQIVGVNCHFDPMTCVKTVKMMKEGVEKAGLRAHYMVQPLAYHTPDCNRQGFIDLPEFPFGLEPRILTRWDMHKYAREAYKAGIRFIGGCCGFEPYHIRAVAEELAAERGIMPPGTEKHGMWGAGLEMHTKPWVRARSRREYWEQLLPACGRPLCPSMSTPEGWGVTKGHADLLQHKEATSSQEMKHVLDMQKKAKSSA; encoded by the exons ATGGCACCAATTAAGAAG GGTATCCTTGAACGCCTCAATACTGGGGAGGTGGTGATTGGTGATGGAGGTTTTGTGTTTGCCCTGGAGAAGAGAGGGTATGTGAAGGCTGGGCCATGGACTCCTGAGGCATCTGTGACACATCCTGAAGCTG TGCGACAGCTGCACAGGGAGTTCCTCAGGGCAGGAGCCAACGTCATGCAGACCTTTACATTCTATGCCAGTGATGACAAACTGGTGAACAGGGGTCAGGCACTGAAAATGACT GGAACACAAATCAATGAGGCAGCGTGCGACCTGGCAAGGCAAGTAGCCAATGAAGGAGATGCATTGGTGGCTGGTGGTGTGTCTCAGACTCCTTCCTATCTGAGCTGCAAGAGTGAGTCAGACGTGAAGGCCATCTTCAAGAAGCAGCTGGAAGTGTTTATGAAAAAGAATGTGGATTTTCTAATTGCTGAG TACTATGAGCATGTCGAGGAAGCAGAATGGGCCGTGCAGGTGCTGAAGACCAGCGGAAAGCCTGTTGCAGTCTCTCTGTGCATTGGGCCAGAGGGAGACATGCATGGCGTCTCACCAGGGGAGTGTGCCGTCAGACTGGTAAAAGCCG GTGCCCAAATCGTGGGAGTCAACTGCCACTTTGACCCCATGACCTGTGTGAAGACTGTCAAGATGATGAAGGAGGGAGTGGAAAAAGCTGGTCTGAGGGCTCACTACATGGTGCAGCCCCTGGCTTACCACACTCCTGACTGTAACCGCCAGGGGTTCATTGATTTGCCGGAGTTTCCTTTTG GTCTGGAACCCAGGATCCTGACCCGCTGGGATATGCACAAGTACGCCAGAGAGGCCTACAAGGCTGGCATCAGATTCATTGGTGGTTGCTGTGGGTTTGAACCCTATCATATCAGGGCTGTGGCAGAAGAGCTGGCTGCTGAAAGGGGAATCATGCCCCCTGGGACAGAGAAGCATGGGATGTGGGGTGCTGGTCTAGAGATGCACACCAAGCCCTGGGTCAGAGCTAg GTCCCGCCGTGAATACTGGGAGCAACTCTTGCCAGCTTGTGGTCGTCCTCTGTGCCCTTCCATGTCCACACCTGAGGGCTGGGGCGTGACCAAGGGCCACGCTGACCTGCTGCAGCACAAAGAGGCCACCAGCTCCCAGGAAATGAAGCATGTGCTAGATATGCAGAAAAAGGCCAAGTCCTCTGCATGa
- the LOC114441614 gene encoding betaine--homocysteine S-methyltransferase 1-like: protein MAPAKKGILERLNAGEVVIGDGGFVFALEKRGYVKAGPWTPEAAAEHPEAVRQLHREFLRAGSNVMQTFTFYASDDKLENRGNKLTFTGAQINEAACDLAREVANEGDALVAGGVSQTPSYLSCKSETEVKAIFKKQLDVFIKKNVDFLIAEYFEHVEEAVWAVEVLKETGKPVATSMCIGPEGDMHGVSPAECAVRLVKAGAQIVGVNCHFDPLTCVKTVKMMKEGVEKAGLKAHYMVQPLAYHTPDCSCQGFIDLPEFPFGLEPRILTRWDMHKYAREAFNAGIRFIGGCCGFEPYHIRAVAEELAIERGIVPPGSEKHGMWGAGLEMHTKPWVRARARRDYWESLRPASGRPLCPSMSSPDGWGVTKGHTDLMQQKEATSKDQLKQLFDRAKTH from the exons ATGGCACCAGCAAAGAAG GGAATCTTGGAGCGTCTCAATGCTGGGGAGGTTGTGATCGGCGATGGAGGCTTTGTATTTGCCCTGGAGAAGAGAGGCTATGTGAAGGCTGGTCCCTGGACCCCTGAGGCTGCTGCAGAGCACCCTGAAGCAG TGAGACAGCTCCACAGGGAGTTCCTCAGGGCTGGAAGCAACGTCATGCAGACCTTCACCTTCTATGCCAGTGACGACAAACTGGAGAACAGAGGCAACAAGCTGACCTTCACT GGAGCTCAAATCAATGAGGCCGCCTGTGACTTGGCCCGTGAAGTCGCCAACGAGGGTGATGCTCTGGTTGCCGGAGGAGTGTCCCAGACTCCATCCTACCTGAGCTGTAAGAGTGAGACTGAGGTGAAGGCGATCTTTAAGAAACAACTGGATGTCTTCATCAAGAAAAATGTGGACTTCCTGATTGCTGAG TACTTTGAGCATGTTGAAGAGGCTGTGTGGGCTGTGGAGGTGCTGAAGGAGACAGGAAAGCCTGTGGCTACATCTATGTGCATTGGACCAGAGGGAGACATGCACGGTGTCTCTCCTGCTGAGTGCGCTGTCAGGCTGGTGAAGGCTG GTGCCCAGATTGTGGGAGTCAACTGCCACTTTGACCCCCTAACCTGTGTGAAGACTGTTAAGATGATGAAGGAGGGAGTAGAAAAGGCCGGGCTGAAGGCTCACTACATGGTGCAGCCCCTGGCTTACCACACTCCTGACTGCAGCTGTCAGGGATTCATCGATCTGCCAGAGTTCCCCTTCG GTCTGGAGCCCAGGATCCTGACCCGCTGGGACATGCACAAGTATGCCAGAGAGGCCTTCAATGCTGGCATTCGCTTCATTGGTGGCTGCTGTGGCTTTGAGCCCTATCATATCAGGGCTGTGGCAGAGGAGCTGGCCATTGAGAGAGGAATTGTGCCCCCAGGATCAGAGAAACACGGAATGTGGGGTGCAGGTCTGGAGATGCACACCAAGCCCTGGGTCAGAGCCAG AGCCCGTCGTGACTACTGGGAGAGCCTGAGGCCAGCCTCTGGTCGCCCTCTGTGTCCCTCCATGTCTTCCCCTGATGGCTGGGGTGTCACTAAGGGCCATACCGATCTTATGCAGCAGAAAGAGGCCACTTCCAAGGACCAACTCAAACAGCTGTTCGACAGGGCAAAGACCCACTGA